Proteins encoded within one genomic window of Bacteroides sedimenti:
- the rplJ gene encoding 50S ribosomal protein L10 — MRKEDKQTAIEQIAATTKEYSHFYLVDTTAMNAAATSALRRKCFQSDIKLMVVKNTLLLKALESLEVDYSPLYGSMKGNTAVMFTNTGNAPAKLIKDVAKDGIPGLKAAYVEESFYIGADQLENLISIKSKNEVIADVIALLQSPAKNVISALQSGGNTLHGVLKTLGER, encoded by the coding sequence ATGAGAAAGGAAGATAAACAAACAGCAATTGAACAAATTGCTGCAACTACAAAAGAATATTCCCACTTCTACTTGGTAGATACAACTGCAATGAATGCAGCTGCTACAAGCGCTCTTAGAAGAAAATGTTTCCAATCTGACATCAAATTGATGGTGGTTAAGAATACATTGCTTCTGAAAGCATTGGAAAGCCTGGAAGTAGATTATTCTCCTTTGTACGGATCAATGAAGGGCAACACAGCCGTGATGTTCACTAACACCGGTAATGCTCCTGCTAAATTGATCAAAGACGTAGCTAAAGACGGAATCCCTGGACTGAAAGCTGCATATGTAGAAGAAAGCTTCTATATTGGTGCTGATCAATTAGAAAATCTTATCAGTATTAAGAGTAAAAATGAAGTTATTGCTGATGTTATTGCCTTGCTGCAATCTCCAGCCAAGAATGTTATTTCTGCTCTTCAATCAGGTGGAAACACCCTTCACGGAGTACTCAAAACTCTTGGTGAAAGATAA
- the rplL gene encoding 50S ribosomal protein L7/L12, with amino-acid sequence MADLKAFAEQLVNLTVKEVNELATILKEEYGIEPAAAAVAVAAGPAAGAAAEEEKTSFDVVLKSAGSAKLQVVKAVKENCGLGLKEAKDLVDAAPSVVKEGLAKADAEGLKKALEEAGAEVELK; translated from the coding sequence ATGGCAGATTTGAAAGCTTTTGCAGAACAATTAGTTAACTTGACAGTAAAAGAAGTTAATGAACTTGCTACTATCCTTAAAGAAGAATACGGTATTGAACCTGCTGCTGCAGCTGTTGCTGTTGCTGCTGGTCCTGCTGCTGGTGCAGCTGCTGAAGAAGAAAAAACTTCTTTCGATGTAGTATTGAAAAGTGCAGGTAGCGCAAAATTACAAGTAGTTAAAGCAGTTAAAGAAAATTGCGGTCTTGGTTTGAAAGAAGCTAAAGACTTAGTTGATGCTGCTCCTAGCGTAGTTAAAGAAGGTCTTGCTAAAGCAGACGCTGAAGGATTGAAAAAAGCATTAGAAGAAGCTGGAGCTGAAGTTGAACTTAAATAA
- the rpoB gene encoding DNA-directed RNA polymerase subunit beta, producing MSSNTVNQRVNFASIKNPYGYPDFLEVQLKSFKDFLQLDTPPEKRKNEGLYKVFAENFPIADTRNNFVLEFLDYYVDPPRYTIDDCIERGLTYSVPLKAKLKLYCTDPDHEDFDTVIQDVFLGPIPYMTDKATFVINGAERVVVSQLHRSPGVFFGQSVHANGTKLYSARIIPFKGSWIEFATDINNVMYAYIDRKKKLPVTTLLRAIGFENDKDILEIFNLAEDIKVSKSNLKKIVGRKLAARVLKTWVEDFVDEDTGEVVSIERNEVIIDRETILETEHIDEIIESGVQNILVHKEEPNQSDYSIIYNTLQKDPSNSEKEAVLYIYRQLRNADPADDASAREVINNLFFSEKRYDLGEVGRYRINKKLNLSTNMDVKVLTKEDIIEIIKYLIELINSKADVDDIDHLSNRRVRTVGEQLSNQFAVGLARMSRTIRERMNVRDNEVFTPIDLINAKTISSVINTFFGTNALSQFMDQTNPLAEITHKRRMSALGPGGLSRERAGFEVRDVHYTHYGRLCPIETPEGPNIGLISSLCVYAKINDLGFIETPYRKVEEGKVDITSNGIIYLSAEEEEGKIIAQGNAPLDDDGKFINNRINSRQDADFPVAEPSEVELMDVAPQQIASIAASLIPFLEHDDANRALMGSNMMRQAVPLLKCESPIVGTGIEKQLVQDSRTQITAEGDGVIEFVDATVIRIRYDRTEEEDFVSFESAVKEYRIPKFRKTNQNMTIDLRPICTKGQRVKEGDILTEGYSTQGGELALGKNLLVAFMPWKGYNYEDAIVLNERVVRDDILTSVHVEEYSLEVRETKRGMEELTSDIPNVSEEATKDLDENGIVRIGARIQPGDILIGKITPKGESDPSPEEKLLRAIFGDKAGDVKDASLKASPSLKGVVIDKKLFSRVIKNRSSKLADKALLPKIDDEFEAKVEELKQILIEKLLVLTEGKTSQGVKDYLGADVISKGAPFTASDLRNLDYTSIQISKWTADSHKNDMIRDLILNYLKKYKELDAELKRKKFSITIGDELPAGIIQMAKVYIAKKRKISVGDKMAGRHGNKGIVSRIVRQEDMPFLADGTPVDIVLNPLGVPSRMNLGQIFETVLGWAGRELGVKFATPIFDGATLENITEWTDKAGVPRFGKSYLCDGGTGDRFDQPATVGVIYMLKLGHMVEDKMHARSIGPYSLITQQPLGGKAQFGGQRFGEMEVWALEAFGASHILQEILTIKSDDVVGRSKAYEAIVKGEPMPQPGIPESLNVLLHELRGLGLSINLE from the coding sequence ATGTCTTCAAATACTGTAAATCAAAGAGTTAATTTTGCTTCTATCAAGAATCCATACGGATATCCAGATTTCTTAGAAGTACAATTGAAGTCATTCAAAGACTTTCTACAATTAGACACCCCGCCCGAAAAGCGCAAAAATGAGGGATTGTACAAGGTATTTGCTGAAAACTTTCCCATAGCCGATACAAGAAATAACTTTGTGCTTGAGTTTTTGGACTACTATGTTGATCCACCTAGATATACAATCGACGATTGTATCGAACGAGGCTTAACATACAGCGTTCCATTAAAAGCCAAACTCAAGCTATACTGTACAGATCCAGACCATGAAGACTTTGACACTGTTATTCAAGACGTGTTTCTTGGTCCGATTCCGTATATGACAGACAAAGCTACATTTGTCATAAACGGAGCAGAACGTGTAGTTGTTTCTCAGCTCCATCGTTCACCTGGTGTATTCTTCGGTCAAAGTGTTCATGCAAACGGTACAAAACTTTATTCAGCTCGTATCATCCCATTCAAAGGGTCATGGATTGAGTTCGCAACAGACATCAATAATGTCATGTATGCGTATATTGATCGCAAGAAAAAATTGCCAGTAACAACTCTACTAAGAGCGATCGGCTTTGAAAATGATAAAGATATTCTTGAGATCTTTAATCTGGCAGAAGATATAAAAGTAAGCAAGAGTAACCTCAAAAAAATTGTTGGTAGAAAACTTGCAGCAAGAGTACTCAAAACATGGGTGGAAGATTTTGTAGATGAAGACACCGGTGAGGTTGTGTCAATCGAACGTAATGAAGTTATTATCGATCGTGAGACTATACTTGAGACAGAACACATTGACGAAATAATCGAATCGGGCGTTCAAAATATCTTGGTTCATAAAGAAGAACCAAATCAGTCTGATTATTCTATTATCTATAATACTCTTCAGAAAGATCCAAGTAACTCTGAAAAAGAAGCTGTATTATATATTTACAGACAACTTCGTAACGCAGACCCTGCTGACGATGCAAGTGCACGCGAAGTTATTAATAACCTATTCTTCTCAGAAAAGAGATATGATTTAGGTGAAGTTGGTAGATACAGAATCAACAAAAAGTTGAATCTTAGCACCAACATGGATGTTAAAGTCCTGACAAAAGAAGACATTATTGAAATCATCAAGTATCTGATTGAGTTAATTAACTCAAAAGCAGACGTCGATGATATTGACCACTTAAGTAACAGACGTGTACGTACAGTGGGCGAACAGCTATCCAATCAATTTGCAGTTGGATTAGCTCGTATGTCGCGTACTATAAGAGAAAGAATGAATGTCAGAGATAATGAAGTGTTTACGCCAATTGATTTGATCAATGCAAAAACTATATCTTCAGTAATCAACACATTTTTCGGAACAAATGCATTATCTCAATTCATGGATCAAACCAATCCATTGGCTGAAATCACACACAAAAGACGTATGTCAGCCCTTGGTCCAGGTGGTTTGTCGCGTGAAAGAGCCGGATTTGAGGTTCGTGACGTTCATTACACACACTACGGTCGACTTTGTCCTATTGAAACTCCTGAAGGTCCAAACATTGGTTTGATTTCATCTTTGTGTGTATATGCAAAAATTAATGATCTCGGCTTTATTGAGACTCCTTACAGAAAAGTTGAAGAAGGTAAAGTTGACATTACTTCAAACGGAATTATTTACCTTTCAGCAGAAGAAGAGGAAGGTAAAATCATTGCCCAAGGAAATGCTCCATTGGATGACGATGGTAAATTTATTAATAACCGTATCAATAGCCGTCAGGATGCGGACTTCCCAGTTGCAGAGCCATCTGAAGTTGAATTGATGGACGTAGCGCCACAACAAATTGCTTCAATTGCAGCATCACTAATCCCATTCTTGGAACATGATGATGCTAACCGTGCATTGATGGGATCTAACATGATGCGTCAGGCTGTACCATTGTTGAAATGTGAATCTCCAATCGTTGGTACTGGTATTGAGAAACAATTAGTTCAGGATTCACGTACTCAGATTACTGCAGAAGGCGATGGTGTAATTGAATTTGTTGATGCAACAGTCATCCGAATTCGTTATGACAGAACAGAAGAAGAAGATTTTGTAAGCTTCGAAAGCGCAGTTAAAGAGTACAGAATTCCTAAATTCCGTAAGACGAATCAGAATATGACAATTGACCTTCGTCCAATTTGTACAAAAGGACAAAGAGTCAAAGAAGGAGATATACTTACAGAAGGTTACTCAACTCAAGGCGGAGAACTCGCACTTGGTAAAAACCTTCTTGTAGCATTCATGCCTTGGAAAGGATATAACTATGAGGATGCTATTGTACTTAATGAACGAGTTGTTCGGGATGACATTCTAACATCGGTTCACGTTGAAGAATACTCACTTGAGGTGCGTGAAACTAAACGTGGCATGGAAGAATTAACCTCTGACATACCGAATGTAAGCGAAGAAGCCACTAAAGACCTCGATGAAAACGGTATTGTGCGTATTGGCGCAAGAATTCAACCGGGGGATATCCTAATTGGTAAAATCACTCCAAAAGGTGAGTCAGACCCATCTCCAGAAGAAAAACTCCTAAGAGCAATCTTCGGTGATAAAGCTGGTGATGTTAAAGATGCTTCGCTTAAAGCTTCTCCTTCATTAAAGGGAGTTGTAATTGATAAAAAACTGTTCTCAAGAGTTATAAAGAACAGAAGTTCTAAGCTTGCAGATAAAGCATTGCTTCCAAAGATTGACGATGAGTTCGAAGCAAAAGTCGAAGAACTGAAGCAAATTCTGATTGAAAAGCTCTTGGTTCTGACTGAAGGCAAAACTTCCCAGGGAGTTAAGGATTACTTAGGAGCTGATGTAATTAGTAAAGGAGCACCTTTCACAGCATCTGATCTGAGAAACTTGGATTATACTTCTATTCAGATAAGCAAATGGACGGCAGATTCTCACAAGAATGATATGATTCGTGATCTGATTTTGAATTACTTGAAAAAGTACAAAGAATTAGATGCAGAGCTGAAACGCAAAAAATTCAGCATCACAATCGGAGATGAACTTCCTGCAGGTATTATCCAGATGGCCAAAGTATATATTGCTAAGAAACGCAAAATTAGCGTGGGTGATAAGATGGCCGGACGACACGGAAATAAAGGTATCGTTTCAAGAATCGTAAGACAGGAAGACATGCCGTTCCTTGCAGACGGAACTCCAGTAGACATCGTTCTGAACCCACTTGGTGTACCTTCTCGTATGAACCTTGGACAGATATTCGAAACTGTACTTGGTTGGGCTGGTAGAGAACTTGGTGTTAAGTTTGCAACGCCAATCTTCGACGGTGCAACACTCGAAAATATTACTGAATGGACAGATAAAGCAGGTGTTCCTCGCTTTGGAAAGAGTTATTTGTGTGATGGTGGTACAGGTGATCGCTTTGACCAACCTGCAACAGTTGGAGTAATCTACATGTTGAAACTAGGACACATGGTTGAAGATAAGATGCACGCACGTTCTATCGGACCATACTCATTAATCACTCAGCAACCTCTTGGTGGTAAGGCTCAGTTTGGTGGTCAGCGCTTCGGAGAAATGGAAGTTTGGGCACTGGAAGCATTCGGTGCATCACACATTCTTCAGGAAATCCTGACAATTAAATCTGACGACGTAGTTGGACGCTCAAAAGCTTATGAAGCTATTGTAAAAGGCGAACCAATGCCACAGCCAGGTATTCCAGAATCTCTCAATGTATTATTACATGAATTAAGAGGTCTTGGACTGAGCATCAACTTAGAATAA
- the rpoC gene encoding DNA-directed RNA polymerase subunit beta' yields MAFRKENKIKSNFSKISIGLASPEEILENSSGEVLKPETINYRTYKPERDGLFCERIFGPIKDYECHCGKYKRIRYKGIVCDRCGVEVTEKKVRRERMGHIQLVVPVAHIWYFRSLPNKIGYLLGLPTKKLDSIIYYERYVVIQPGIKAAEGINAYDLLSEEEYLDILDALPKDNQYLEDTDPNKFIAKMGAEAIYDLLSRLDLDSLSYELRHKAGSDSSQQRKNEALKRLQVVESFRASKGRNKPEWMIVRIVPVIPPELRPLVPLDGGRFATSDLNDLYRRVIIRNNRLKRLIEIKAPEVILRNEKRMLQESVDSLFDNSRKSSAVKTDANRPLKSLSDSLKGKQGRFRQNLLGKRVDYSARSVIVVGPELKMHECGIPKLMAAELYKPFIIRKLIERGIVKTVKSAKKIVDRKEPVIWDILEYVMKGHPVLLNRAPTLHRLGIQAFQPKMIEGKAIQLHPLACTAFNADFDGDQMAVHLPLSNEAVLEAQMLMLASHNILNPANGAPITVPSQDMVLGLYYITKLRKGAKGEGLTFYGPEEATIAYNEGKVDIHAIINVVVKDLDENGNIVDVLMKETSVGRVIVNEIVPAEVGYINRIISKKSLREIIGDVIKACGVAKTADFLDGIKNLGYRMAFQGGLSFNLDDIIIPKEKVALVQRGYDEVEQVVNNYNMGFITNNERYNQVIDIWTHVNSELSNILMKTISTDDQGFNSVYMMLDSGARGSKEQIRQLSGMRGLMAKPQKAGAEGGQIIENPILSNFKEGLSVLEYFISTHGARKGLADTALKTADAGYLTRRLVDVSHDVIINEEDCGTLRGLICTELKNNEDVIATLSDRILGRVSVHDIIHPTTGELLVSGGEEITEDIAKKIEDSPIESVEIRSVLTCESKKGVCVKCYGRNLATNRMVQRGEAVGVIAAQSIGEPGTQLTLRTFHAGGTAANIAANAAVKAKYNGRLEFEELRTVDTVDETGANVKMVVGRLAELRIVDVNTNIVLSNHSIPYGSTLYASEGEIVEKGTLICKWDPFNAVIITEATGKIEFESVIENVTYKVESDEATGLREYIIIESRDKTKVPSAHILDESGELIRTYNFPVGGHVVIENGQKVKSGDILVKIPRAVGKAGDITGGLPRVTELFEARNPSNPAVVSEIDGEVTMGKIKRGNREIIVTSKTGEVKKYLVSLSKQILVQENDYVRAGTPLSDGATTPADILAIKGPTAVQEYIVNEVQDVYRLQGVKINDKHFEVIVRQMMRKVQIVEPGDTRFLEQQVVDKLEFMEENDHIWGKKVVVDAGDSQNMQPGQIVTARKLRDENSMLKRRDLKLVEVRDAVAATSTQILQGITRAALQTKSFMSAASFQETTKVLNEAAINGKIDKLEGMKENVICGHLIPAGTGQREFDKVVVGSKEEYDRILANRKTVLDYSEVE; encoded by the coding sequence ATGGCTTTTAGAAAAGAAAATAAGATAAAGAGTAATTTCTCGAAAATCTCAATCGGCTTAGCTTCACCAGAAGAAATCCTTGAGAATTCGAGTGGCGAAGTATTGAAGCCGGAAACTATCAATTACCGTACATATAAACCTGAACGTGATGGTCTTTTCTGCGAACGCATTTTTGGTCCAATCAAGGATTATGAATGTCATTGTGGAAAATATAAAAGAATCCGCTACAAAGGGATTGTTTGTGACCGTTGCGGTGTGGAAGTTACCGAAAAGAAAGTAAGACGGGAACGCATGGGGCACATTCAACTTGTGGTTCCTGTAGCGCACATTTGGTACTTCCGCTCATTACCCAACAAGATAGGTTACTTACTAGGATTGCCTACTAAGAAACTGGATTCAATTATTTATTACGAACGTTATGTCGTAATTCAGCCAGGTATTAAAGCTGCTGAAGGCATTAACGCTTACGATTTACTATCAGAAGAAGAGTATTTGGATATTCTGGATGCTCTTCCAAAAGATAATCAATATCTTGAAGATACTGATCCCAATAAGTTTATTGCTAAAATGGGAGCAGAAGCTATCTACGACTTATTGTCTCGTCTTGATTTGGACTCACTCTCATACGAGTTAAGACACAAAGCTGGTAGTGACTCTTCACAGCAACGTAAGAATGAAGCATTAAAACGTCTTCAAGTTGTTGAATCTTTCAGGGCTTCAAAAGGACGCAATAAACCCGAATGGATGATCGTTCGCATTGTACCGGTTATCCCGCCAGAACTAAGACCATTGGTTCCTCTGGATGGTGGGCGTTTTGCAACATCCGACCTGAATGACCTGTACCGTCGTGTAATAATTCGTAATAATCGTCTTAAAAGACTTATCGAAATCAAAGCTCCTGAAGTTATTCTGCGTAATGAAAAACGTATGCTTCAGGAATCTGTTGACTCTTTGTTCGATAATTCTCGCAAATCAAGCGCAGTTAAAACTGATGCCAACCGTCCGTTGAAATCATTGTCTGACAGCTTGAAAGGTAAACAAGGACGTTTCCGTCAAAACTTATTAGGTAAACGTGTAGACTACTCAGCACGTTCCGTAATTGTTGTCGGACCAGAGTTGAAGATGCACGAATGTGGTATTCCAAAACTGATGGCAGCAGAATTGTACAAACCGTTCATCATTCGTAAACTGATTGAGAGAGGTATTGTTAAAACAGTTAAGTCAGCAAAGAAAATTGTAGACCGCAAAGAACCTGTTATCTGGGATATCCTTGAATATGTAATGAAAGGTCATCCTGTTCTGCTGAACCGTGCGCCGACATTGCACCGTTTGGGTATTCAGGCATTCCAACCTAAAATGATTGAAGGTAAAGCTATCCAACTTCACCCATTAGCATGTACGGCGTTCAACGCCGACTTCGATGGTGACCAGATGGCTGTTCACTTACCACTTAGCAACGAGGCAGTTCTTGAAGCACAGATGTTGATGCTTGCATCACATAACATTCTGAACCCTGCCAATGGTGCCCCTATCACCGTGCCTTCACAGGATATGGTGCTTGGTTTGTATTACATTACTAAACTAAGAAAAGGAGCCAAGGGAGAAGGACTTACCTTCTACGGACCGGAAGAAGCTACTATTGCATACAATGAAGGAAAAGTTGACATTCACGCTATTATCAACGTTGTCGTAAAAGACCTCGATGAAAACGGCAACATTGTCGATGTTCTGATGAAAGAAACCTCTGTTGGACGTGTAATCGTAAATGAAATTGTTCCTGCTGAAGTTGGATATATAAATAGAATTATATCTAAGAAATCTCTTCGTGAGATTATCGGTGATGTAATCAAAGCATGCGGAGTTGCCAAAACTGCCGATTTCCTTGATGGTATCAAGAACTTAGGTTATAGAATGGCATTCCAGGGTGGACTTTCTTTCAACTTGGATGATATCATCATTCCAAAAGAGAAAGTGGCTCTTGTTCAGCGTGGTTACGATGAAGTAGAACAGGTTGTAAACAACTACAACATGGGATTCATCACCAACAACGAACGTTACAACCAGGTTATCGACATCTGGACACACGTAAACTCAGAGTTATCTAACATCCTGATGAAAACAATTTCAACAGATGATCAAGGATTCAACTCTGTATATATGATGCTCGACTCAGGAGCCCGTGGTTCTAAAGAACAGATCCGTCAGCTCTCTGGTATGCGTGGTTTGATGGCTAAGCCTCAGAAAGCCGGAGCAGAAGGTGGACAGATTATTGAAAACCCAATTCTTTCAAACTTTAAGGAAGGATTATCCGTACTTGAATACTTTATTTCAACCCACGGTGCTCGTAAAGGTTTGGCCGATACCGCGCTTAAGACTGCGGATGCAGGGTACTTAACTCGTCGTTTGGTAGACGTATCGCATGATGTTATCATCAACGAAGAAGACTGTGGTACACTTCGCGGACTGATTTGCACAGAATTGAAGAACAACGAAGATGTTATTGCAACTCTATCCGATCGAATTCTAGGTCGTGTTTCTGTACATGATATCATCCACCCAACAACAGGTGAATTACTTGTTTCCGGAGGAGAAGAAATTACAGAAGATATTGCTAAGAAGATCGAAGATTCACCGATTGAAAGCGTTGAAATTCGTTCAGTTCTTACATGTGAATCGAAGAAAGGTGTTTGTGTTAAATGCTATGGCCGTAACCTTGCAACCAACAGAATGGTTCAAAGAGGAGAAGCTGTTGGGGTTATCGCAGCTCAATCTATTGGTGAGCCAGGTACACAGCTTACACTTCGTACATTCCACGCCGGTGGTACTGCTGCTAATATTGCAGCAAACGCAGCTGTCAAAGCTAAATACAACGGACGTCTGGAATTTGAAGAATTACGTACTGTTGACACTGTCGATGAAACTGGTGCAAATGTTAAGATGGTAGTAGGCCGTCTTGCTGAACTAAGAATCGTTGACGTCAATACAAATATCGTTCTTTCAAATCACAGCATTCCATACGGTTCTACACTGTATGCATCAGAAGGCGAGATCGTGGAAAAAGGAACCTTAATTTGTAAATGGGATCCATTTAACGCGGTTATTATCACTGAAGCAACCGGTAAAATCGAATTTGAGAGCGTTATTGAAAACGTTACATATAAAGTTGAATCTGACGAAGCAACAGGTTTACGTGAATATATCATCATCGAATCAAGAGATAAAACGAAGGTTCCTTCGGCACACATCTTGGATGAAAGTGGCGAGTTAATCCGTACCTATAACTTCCCAGTAGGTGGACACGTTGTTATTGAAAATGGTCAGAAGGTTAAATCCGGAGATATTCTTGTTAAGATTCCTCGTGCAGTTGGTAAGGCTGGTGACATCACCGGTGGTCTTCCTCGTGTAACTGAGTTATTCGAAGCACGTAATCCTTCTAACCCAGCTGTTGTATCTGAAATCGACGGTGAAGTAACAATGGGTAAGATTAAACGTGGTAATCGTGAAATCATCGTAACTTCTAAAACAGGTGAAGTTAAGAAGTATCTGGTTTCTCTCTCTAAACAGATTCTTGTTCAGGAGAACGACTATGTACGTGCTGGTACTCCACTTTCAGACGGAGCTACCACGCCTGCAGACATTCTGGCAATTAAAGGTCCTACAGCAGTTCAGGAATATATCGTGAATGAGGTTCAGGACGTTTACCGCCTACAAGGTGTAAAAATCAACGATAAACACTTCGAGGTAATCGTTCGTCAGATGATGCGTAAAGTACAGATTGTAGAGCCGGGAGATACCCGATTCCTAGAACAACAGGTTGTTGATAAGCTGGAATTCATGGAAGAGAACGATCATATCTGGGGTAAAAAGGTTGTCGTTGACGCCGGTGATTCTCAGAATATGCAACCTGGTCAGATCGTTACTGCCCGTAAGCTTAGAGATGAAAACAGTATGCTGAAACGTCGTGACCTGAAACTGGTTGAAGTTCGTGATGCAGTAGCTGCAACTTCTACTCAGATTCTGCAAGGTATTACTCGTGCAGCACTTCAGACTAAGAGCTTCATGTCGGCTGCTTCCTTCCAGGAAACAACTAAGGTACTGAACGAAGCTGCTATCAACGGTAAGATCGACAAGCTGGAAGGTATGAAAGAAAATGTTATCTGCGGACATTTGATTCCTGCAGGTACCGGTCAGCGTGAATTTGACAAAGTCGTTGTTGGTTCTAAAGAAGAATACGATCGTATCCTTGCCAACCGTAAGACAGTTCTTGACTACAGTGAAGTTGAATAA
- a CDS encoding phosphatase PAP2 family protein gives MKRILLFSIISILVFECSAQNWDINTLKRINNVDNSFIKGYSKGISNTEPYLAIGIPLLMGSYSLITDDKKLLEDAIYVGSSVAEAVIISTTMKELVDRERPYSRYPDLITNRSVESSSSFPSAHTATAFSLATSLSIRYPKWYVIAPSYLWACSVGFSRMNIGVHYPSDVFAGAVIGTGCAVINVYINKYLQGIIYPKGVTKTIDY, from the coding sequence ATGAAGCGAATACTCTTATTTTCAATAATATCTATTCTTGTTTTTGAATGCAGTGCACAAAACTGGGATATAAATACGCTGAAGAGAATTAATAATGTTGATAATTCCTTTATTAAGGGATATAGCAAAGGGATTTCTAATACAGAACCTTATCTGGCTATCGGTATTCCTCTGCTAATGGGGAGTTACTCATTGATAACGGATGATAAGAAGCTCCTGGAGGATGCTATATATGTAGGCTCAAGTGTGGCAGAAGCAGTAATTATATCAACAACTATGAAAGAGCTTGTTGATAGAGAGCGCCCTTATAGCAGGTATCCCGATCTTATCACAAACCGGTCCGTAGAATCAAGTTCTTCATTTCCTTCAGCGCATACAGCAACGGCTTTCTCCCTTGCCACTTCATTGAGTATCAGATATCCTAAGTGGTATGTGATTGCTCCTAGCTATCTTTGGGCTTGTTCTGTTGGGTTCTCAAGAATGAATATTGGTGTTCATTATCCTTCTGACGTATTTGCTGGAGCTGTGATCGGAACAGGATGTGCTGTAATTAATGTTTATATTAATAAGTATCTCCAGGGGATAATTTATCCAAAAGGTGTTACTAAAACTATTGATTATTGA
- a CDS encoding succinate dehydrogenase/fumarate reductase cytochrome b subunit → MWLTNSSVGRKVVMSVSGLFLVLFLTFHMAMNLVAIFSEEGYNMVCEFLGANWYALAGTLVLAAGFAVHIIYAFWLTMQNRKARGNESYAVVEKPKSVEWASQNMLVLGIIVALFFVLHLAQFWFKMQFVEISGLHSINPTPQDGAALIRETFANPLFAVLYLVWFVAIWFHLTHGFWSALQTLGWSNKIWFERWRCISNIFATVIFLGFALVVVVFYVKYGLLG, encoded by the coding sequence ATGTGGTTAACTAATTCATCTGTAGGAAGGAAAGTAGTCATGAGCGTATCAGGACTATTCCTTGTCCTGTTTCTAACATTTCACATGGCGATGAACCTTGTGGCGATTTTCTCTGAAGAAGGCTACAACATGGTTTGTGAGTTCTTAGGAGCAAATTGGTATGCTTTAGCTGGTACTCTTGTATTAGCTGCCGGTTTTGCTGTACACATCATTTATGCATTTTGGCTGACAATGCAAAACCGTAAAGCTCGTGGTAACGAGAGCTATGCAGTTGTTGAAAAGCCAAAGAGTGTTGAATGGGCTTCACAAAACATGCTTGTTTTAGGTATCATTGTTGCTCTTTTCTTTGTTCTTCACCTTGCTCAGTTCTGGTTCAAGATGCAATTCGTAGAAATAAGCGGTCTTCACAGCATTAATCCAACACCACAAGACGGTGCAGCATTAATCCGTGAAACTTTTGCAAATCCTTTATTTGCAGTTCTCTATCTTGTCTGGTTTGTTGCTATCTGGTTCCACTTAACTCACGGTTTCTGGAGTGCTCTTCAAACTCTGGGTTGGAGCAATAAGATCTGGTTCGAACGTTGGAGATGCATTTCAAACATCTTTGCAACTGTAATCTTCTTAGGCTTTGCTCTTGTAGTAGTTGTATTTTATGTAAAATACGGATTACTGGGTTAA